One part of the Sciurus carolinensis chromosome 4, mSciCar1.2, whole genome shotgun sequence genome encodes these proteins:
- the Cd63 gene encoding CD63 antigen, protein MAVEGGMKCVKFLLYVLLLAFCACAVGLIVVGIAAQLLLSQTITHGATPGTLLPVVIIAVGAFLFLVAFVGCCGACKENYCLMITFAIFLTLITLVEVAVAIAGYVFKDKVITEFNKDFQQQMQNYPKNNDTVLILDKMQKDFKCCGATNYTDWENIPSMGKNRVPDSCCINVTVGCGTDFNQHAINTQGCVERIGTWLRKNVLVVAAAALGIAFVEVLGIVFACCLVKSIRSGYEVM, encoded by the exons ATGGCGGTGGAAGGAGGAATGAAATGTGTCAAGTTCTTGCTCTACGTTCTTCTGCTGGCCTTTTGC GCCTGTGCAGTGGGATTGATCGTTGTGGGTATAGCAGCCCAGCTTCTCCTGAGTCAAACCATAACCCATGGGGCTACTCCTGGTACTCTGTTGCCTGTGGTCATCATTGCAGTGGGTGCCTTCCTCTTCCTGGTGGCCTTTGTGGGCTGCTGTGGGGCCTGCAAGGAGAACTACTGTCTTATGATCACG TTTGCCATCTTCCTGACTCTTATCACGCTAGTGGAGGTGGCTGTGGCCATTGCTGGCTATGTGTTTAAAGACAAG GTCATAACAGAGTTTAATAAGGACTTTCAGCAGCAGATGCAGAATTACCCGAAAAACAATGATACAGTTTTGATCCTGGACAAGATGCAGAAAGAT TTTAAATGCTGTGGGGCTACTAACTACACAGATTGGGAGAACATACCCAGTATGGGGAAGAACCGAGTCCCTGACTCCTGCTGCATCAATGTCACTGTGGGCTGTGGAACTGATTTCAACCAGCATGCAATCAATACCCAG GGCTGTGTGGAGAGGATTGGGACCTGGCTGAGGAAGAATGTGCTGGTGGTGGCTGCAGCAGCCCTGGGCATTGCTTTTGTAGAG GTCCTAGGAATTGTCTTTGCCTGCTGCCTTGTGAAGAGTATCCGAAGTGGATATGAAGTAATGTAG